A genomic stretch from Candidatus Bathyarchaeota archaeon includes:
- a CDS encoding class I SAM-dependent methyltransferase family protein yields MKNDLKAALKEKLSPEELALVYKSYDVIGDIAVIRVPEQLLPLSETIAEALMQQHKHVKAVWQQSSPVSGDFRLRKLEWVAGEKKTETIHKEHGCLFKVDIKECYFSPRLAFERMRIANLVEDNEVVVNMFAGVGCYSIIIAKHSKATKVYSIDINPVAVRYVRENVLLNKVIDKVMPIEGNARTIIERTLKNMADRVLMPLPERAYEYLDSAFSAVKPQGGWIHYYDFEHAGKEEDPIEKVKAKVEEKLQQQKVNFELSFSRIVRQTGPNWYQIAIDIQVNK; encoded by the coding sequence ATGAAGAATGATTTGAAAGCCGCTCTTAAAGAGAAACTTTCGCCTGAAGAGCTTGCTTTAGTTTACAAATCCTACGATGTCATTGGAGACATTGCTGTTATTCGTGTTCCAGAACAACTTTTGCCCCTTAGTGAAACGATTGCTGAGGCTTTGATGCAGCAGCACAAGCATGTCAAGGCTGTTTGGCAACAGTCAAGCCCAGTTTCTGGTGATTTTAGACTGCGCAAGCTTGAATGGGTTGCAGGAGAGAAAAAGACTGAGACGATTCACAAAGAGCACGGATGCCTGTTCAAAGTTGACATTAAAGAATGTTATTTTTCTCCCCGACTTGCTTTCGAAAGAATGCGAATTGCCAACTTGGTTGAGGATAACGAAGTTGTTGTGAACATGTTTGCCGGCGTAGGCTGCTACTCGATAATAATTGCTAAACACTCGAAGGCTACAAAGGTTTATTCAATTGACATAAACCCTGTTGCAGTAAGATATGTGCGAGAAAACGTTCTGCTCAACAAGGTAATTGACAAGGTTATGCCTATAGAAGGCAATGCAAGGACAATTATTGAAAGAACGCTTAAAAATATGGCGGACAGAGTTCTTATGCCATTACCAGAAAGAGCATACGAATACCTTGACTCCGCATTTTCCGCGGTTAAGCCTCAAGGCGGTTGGATACACTACTACGATTTTGAACACGCAGGAAAAGAAGAAGACCCGATTGAAAAAGTAAAGGCAAAGGTTGAGGAAAAGCTACAGCAACAAAAGGTTAACTTTGAATTATCCTTCAGTCGCATAGTACGGCAAACAGGACCCAACTGGTATCAAATAGCCATCGACATCCAAGTAAACAAGTAA
- a CDS encoding DNA-directed RNA polymerase subunit P, translating into MSEETGEGLIYECVRCGAKVATKELELRGGGIKCTFCGYRVLKKIRPPVIKRVSTK; encoded by the coding sequence ATGTCTGAAGAAACTGGTGAGGGACTTATTTACGAATGTGTGAGATGTGGTGCAAAAGTGGCTACGAAAGAATTGGAGCTGCGTGGTGGAGGAATCAAATGCACCTTCTGCGGATACCGTGTTCTAAAGAAAATTCGACCACCCGTTATAAAGCGGGTCTCAACAAAATAG